One Arthrobacter sp. B3I4 genomic window, CCGCACCGGCGGCGAAGTCTTCGCCCTCGACATCGAGCAGGCCGGCCGGAATCTCCCAGAGTGCCATGCCCACGGGATGCCGGTACTGCTTAATCAGCAGGATTTCGCCGTCGTCGTTCATGGGCAGCACGGCGACGGCGCCGGGGTGGTCGATGTAGTCGCGGACTAAGGTGTCGCCGTCGTCGCTTAGCTGGAAACTATCGCTGACAACGTCCCAGATCCGTCCTTCGTAGACCTTCTTGGAAGACAAAAGACGGCGCGGGCTCGGCTCATCCGAAACCTGCCGTGCAGCATTGGGGGTTTCAGACTTACCAGGCATCGCGCCGTCCTTTGATTCAGTTGGGAGTTACTTGGACTCTGCCGTCGCAGCTTTGGCAGCCTTGGCAGCCGCCGCAGCGGGCTGGCCGACACCGTGCTGGTGGTCCAGTGCAGCCTTGACCAGTCCTGCGAACAGCGGGTGCGGCCGGGTGGGCCGTGAGCTTAGTTCCGGGTGCGCCTGCGTGGCAACGTAGTACGGGTGCACTTCGCGGGGAAGCTCAGCGTACTCCACCAGTTTGCCGTCGGGCGAGGTTCCGGAGAACACCAGGCCCTTGGCAGCAATCTGCTCGCGGTACTTGTTGTTGACCTCGTAGCGGTGGCGGTGGCGTTCGCTGACCACGGTCTTGCCGTAGGTCTCGGCGATGACCGAGCCCTCGTCCAGCTTGGCCTCGTACAGGCCCAAGCGCATGGTGCCGCCCAGGTCGCCGCGGCCCTCAACGTACTCCAGCTGCTCCTCCATTGTGGCGATGACCGGGTATTTGGAGTCCGGCTCGAACTCGGAGGAGGACGCGCCTTCGAGGCCGACGACGTTGCGGGCGTACTCGATCACCATGCACTGCAGGCCCAGGCAAAGGCCCAGGACCGGGAGCTTCGATTCGCGGGCGTACTTCAGCGCGCCGAGCTTGCCTTCAAGGCCACGGATGCCAAAACCGCCGGGGACGCAGATGGCGTCCACGCCGGCCAGGGACCGGACCGCGCCTTCTTCGGTGTCGCACTCGTCGGAGGGGACCCAGCGGATCTTGACCTTGGTGTCGTTCGCGAAGCCGCCGGCGCGCAGCGCCTCGGTCACGGAAAGGTAGGCGTCCGGCAGGTCGATGTACTTGCCGACGAGGGCAATCTCCACCTCGTGCTTGGGGTTGTGGACGGCCTCAAGGAGCTTGTCCCAGCTGGTCCAGTCGACGTCCTTGAACGGCAGGTCAAGGGCGCGAACGATGTAGGAGTCCAGCCCCTGCGAGTGCAGCGTCTTGGGGATGTCGTAAATGCTCGGTGCATCCGGGCAGCCGATGACAGCGTCGATGTCGACGTCGCACATGCGGCCGATCTTGTCGCGCATGGCCTGCGGAACCTCGCGGTCCGAGCGGATCACGATAGCCTCCGGCTGGATGCCGATGGAGCGCAGCGCGGCGACGGAGTGCTGCGTCGGCTTGGTTTTCAGTTCCTGCGAGGGGCCGATGTAGGGCACCAGCGACACGTGCAGGAAGAAGACGTTGTTCCGGCCGACGTCCTGACGGACCTGGCGGGCGGACTCGAGGAACGGCTGGGATTCGATGTCGCCGACGGTGCCGCCGATTTCGGTGATGATGACGTCCGGGGCGTTCTTGCCTTCGGCCGGCAGCCGCATGCGGCGCTTGATCTCATCGGTGATGTGCGGGATGACCTGGACCGTGTCCCCGAGGTACTCGCCGCGGCGCTCCTTGGCGATGACTGTGGAGTAGACCTGGCCGGTCGTGACGTTGGCGGATCCTTCGAGGTTTTCATCGAGGAAGCGTTCGTAGTGCCCGACGTCAAGGTCGGTTTCCGCACCATCGTCTGTCACGAAGACTTCGCCGTGCTGGAAGGGGTTCATCGTGCCCGGATCCACGTTGAGATAAGGATCGAGCTTCTGCATTGTTACAGACAGGCCGCGTGCCCGCAGGAGGTGACCGAGGCTCGAAGCCGTCAGTCCCTTACCGAGCGAGGACGCCACACCACCGGTTACGAAGATGTGTTTGGTCGTCTTGGACGAGCCCGGGAACCGGGAATTTACACGGGAATTTGATCGCTGCACCACGGAATTTGAGCCTATCATCAATTCGGTCTTCCTAGGGTCGATTGGACGCCGCTGTGATGGTCATCCCAGTGCCGGGGACTCAAGCCTGTTGCGGCAGCAACTTGGCGTCGTCCAGGAGTTCCTGGGCGTGCGCCTGGGCCGATTCGGAGTCCTCCTGGCCCGCCAGCATGCGCGCCAGCTCGCGGACGCGTTCCGCCTCGTCAAGCAGTTGCACGTCGCTGGAGGTGAAGCCGGTGGCGGTCGCGCCGTCGGCGCCGCGGACCGAGGTCTTAGTGACCCGGATGTGCTGGTCGGCGAAGGCCGCCACCTGCGGCAGGTGGGTGACCACCAGAACCTGGACGTGGCGGGCGAGCATGGCCAGCCGGCGGCCGATTTCGACGGCGGCGCGGCCGCCCACGCCGGCGTCGACCTCGTCGAACACGAACGTGGGGACAGGGTCGACGGCGGCCAGCACGACCTCGATGGCGAGCATCACGCGGGAAAGCTCGCCGCCGGAAGCGCCCTTGCCCAGCGGCCGCGCGGGCGCGCCCGAGTGCGGCTGCAGCAGGAACGCGATGTCGTCACTGCCGAACGGGCCCAGCGCATCCCCGGGCTCGACGTTGATGACTAGGGTGGCGTCCGCCATGGCCAGAGCGGTCAGCTCGGCGCTGACGCGGGCCGCGAGATCCTTGGCGGCTTTCTTCCGGAGCTTGCTGATGGCCGCCGCCTGCTTGCGCAGCTCCGCCTCGGATCCCGTGACCTCGGCTTCGAGCGCCTCGATCCGGGTGGAATCGTCCTGGAGTTCCTCGAAACGCGCCCGGGCCTGCTCCGCCCAGACGAGGACTTCGTCGATGCTTGGGGCGTACTTGCGCACGAGCTTGGCCAGCGCGGCGCGGCGGTCCTCGATCTCCGCGAGGCGTTCCGGGCCTTCGGTGTCCAGGCCGGCCTGGTAGCTCGCCAGTTCACCGGCGATGTCGTTGAGCAGGAAGCCCACCTCGGCCAGCCGGGCAGCGGCGGAGCCGAGTTCCGCGTCGTGTTCGGCGACGTGCTCGAGGGTGCGCTTGGCGGCGTCAACCAGGGTGGTGGCGTCGGCTTCCTCGCCGAAGTCTTCAGAAATCAGGGCCTGGCGGGCGGTGCTCGCGGCGATCCGCAGTTCTTCGACGTTGGCGAGTTTGACGGCCTCAGCCTTGAGCGATTCGTCTTCGCCCGGCTGCGGGTCGACGGCGTCGATCTCAGCCAGGGCGGCTTCCAGGGATTCCGCTTCGCGGAGCCGCTCCCGGGCTGCACTGCGGAGCCCGTCCAGTTCCGCCTGGCTGGCCTTCCAGCGTCCGTGCAGCTCCTGGTACGCGGTGAGCGGCCCTGCCAGGCCCTCCCCCGCGAACTTGTCCAGCGCTTCACGCTGGGCAACAGGGCTCTTGAGCCGAATCTGGTCAGACTGCCCGTGGACCACCACCAGGGTTCCGCCGATCTCGGCGAGCACACCGACCGGCGCGGTGCGGCCGCCAAGGTAGGCGCGGCTGCGTCCGTCGGCGCCGACGCTGCGGGCAAGCAGCAACTCGGCGCCGCCGTCGAACTCCTCCACCTCGGCTCCGGCGTCACGCGCCCGGTTGACCGCGGCGTGCCCGGCGTCGAGCTTCAACACAGCCTCGGCGGAAGCGCTCTTTGCACCGCTGCGGACGGCGCCGGCGTCGGACCGGGCGCCCAGCAGGAGGCCGACGGCGGTAACCACCATGGTCTTGCCCGCTCCGGTCTCGCCGGTCACGACGCTTAGACCAGGGCCCAGCGGCAGCGTCGCGTCGGTGATGACGCCGAGGTCGCGGATTCTTAGTTCTTCAAGCATGGGTCACTTCGCAGTCGGGGGATCGTTTGGTGCGCCGGGGTCCGCGTGCCGGGGCGCGGACAGCGGCGGCATGGGCCGCGGTGTGCGCACCACCGGGATCGGCCCGGTGTGAATGACATTCGGTTGCGGCACCGGGCCGCGCCAGCCCTGGATGGGCAGTTCGAATTTGCGCACCAGGCGTCCGGAGAACGGCGTCTGGTGGGTGCGGGCGAGCCGGACCGGGGTGGCGGAGCGGGTGACTTCCACGCGGGCGCCGGGCGGCAGGTCCACGGAGCGCCGGCCGTCGCACCACAGCACGCCCTGGGCGTCGGTCCGGTTCAGGATTTCGACCGCGAGCCGGGACCTGGGCGAGACGACCAGGGGTTTGGCGAAGAGCGCGTGCGCGCTGATCGGCACGATAAGCAGCGCCTCGACCTCGGGCCACACCACCGGTCCGCCGGCGGAGAACGCATAGGCGGTGGATCCGGTGGGGGTTGCGAGGACGACGCCGTCGCAGCCGAAGGAGGTGAGCGGGCGTTCGTCGACCTCGGTCACCACCTCGAGCATCCGTTCCCGGTTGCCCTTTTCGATGGCAGCCTCGTTCAGCGCCCACGTGTGCCAGATTTTCTGGCCGCGGCACCACACCTGCACGTCGATGGTCATCCGCTCCTCCACCGTGTACTGGCGGCTGGCGATCCAGTCAACGGTCTGGGCAAGGTCGGCCCGCTCGCTTTCGGCGAGGAAGCCGACATGGCCGAGATTAACGCCGAGCAGTGGCACGTCCACCTCGCGTACGAGTTCCGCGGCGCGCAGAATGGTGCCGTCGCCGCCGAGAACCATGACCAGCTCGACGTCGGGAAGCTTGACGTGGTCGTGCAGGACCTCCACCGGCTGGTCCAGCCGGCCGAAGAACCGCACCATGTCGCCGAGTTCGGATTTCTGCATCACGGGGACGATCCCGGACGCGTGCAGCTGGGCGCACGCTTCCCAGGCGGCTTTGAGGGATTCCTCGCGGCCGGTGTGGGCAAGGATGAGGACGCGCCTGCTCATCGGGGTTCCGCCTTCTCGTGCT contains:
- a CDS encoding CTP synthase; amino-acid sequence: MIGSNSVVQRSNSRVNSRFPGSSKTTKHIFVTGGVASSLGKGLTASSLGHLLRARGLSVTMQKLDPYLNVDPGTMNPFQHGEVFVTDDGAETDLDVGHYERFLDENLEGSANVTTGQVYSTVIAKERRGEYLGDTVQVIPHITDEIKRRMRLPAEGKNAPDVIITEIGGTVGDIESQPFLESARQVRQDVGRNNVFFLHVSLVPYIGPSQELKTKPTQHSVAALRSIGIQPEAIVIRSDREVPQAMRDKIGRMCDVDIDAVIGCPDAPSIYDIPKTLHSQGLDSYIVRALDLPFKDVDWTSWDKLLEAVHNPKHEVEIALVGKYIDLPDAYLSVTEALRAGGFANDTKVKIRWVPSDECDTEEGAVRSLAGVDAICVPGGFGIRGLEGKLGALKYARESKLPVLGLCLGLQCMVIEYARNVVGLEGASSSEFEPDSKYPVIATMEEQLEYVEGRGDLGGTMRLGLYEAKLDEGSVIAETYGKTVVSERHRHRYEVNNKYREQIAAKGLVFSGTSPDGKLVEYAELPREVHPYYVATQAHPELSSRPTRPHPLFAGLVKAALDHQHGVGQPAAAAAKAAKAATAESK
- the recN gene encoding DNA repair protein RecN codes for the protein MLEELRIRDLGVITDATLPLGPGLSVVTGETGAGKTMVVTAVGLLLGARSDAGAVRSGAKSASAEAVLKLDAGHAAVNRARDAGAEVEEFDGGAELLLARSVGADGRSRAYLGGRTAPVGVLAEIGGTLVVVHGQSDQIRLKSPVAQREALDKFAGEGLAGPLTAYQELHGRWKASQAELDGLRSAARERLREAESLEAALAEIDAVDPQPGEDESLKAEAVKLANVEELRIAASTARQALISEDFGEEADATTLVDAAKRTLEHVAEHDAELGSAAARLAEVGFLLNDIAGELASYQAGLDTEGPERLAEIEDRRAALAKLVRKYAPSIDEVLVWAEQARARFEELQDDSTRIEALEAEVTGSEAELRKQAAAISKLRKKAAKDLAARVSAELTALAMADATLVINVEPGDALGPFGSDDIAFLLQPHSGAPARPLGKGASGGELSRVMLAIEVVLAAVDPVPTFVFDEVDAGVGGRAAVEIGRRLAMLARHVQVLVVTHLPQVAAFADQHIRVTKTSVRGADGATATGFTSSDVQLLDEAERVRELARMLAGQEDSESAQAHAQELLDDAKLLPQQA
- a CDS encoding NAD kinase: MSRRVLILAHTGREESLKAAWEACAQLHASGIVPVMQKSELGDMVRFFGRLDQPVEVLHDHVKLPDVELVMVLGGDGTILRAAELVREVDVPLLGVNLGHVGFLAESERADLAQTVDWIASRQYTVEERMTIDVQVWCRGQKIWHTWALNEAAIEKGNRERMLEVVTEVDERPLTSFGCDGVVLATPTGSTAYAFSAGGPVVWPEVEALLIVPISAHALFAKPLVVSPRSRLAVEILNRTDAQGVLWCDGRRSVDLPPGARVEVTRSATPVRLARTHQTPFSGRLVRKFELPIQGWRGPVPQPNVIHTGPIPVVRTPRPMPPLSAPRHADPGAPNDPPTAK